The Leptospira sp. WS39.C2 genome contains a region encoding:
- the polA gene encoding DNA polymerase I, giving the protein MSGRLLIIDGHALAFRAYFAFAASNLTNSKTGLPSGAIFGFWRMLFKLLQDEHVTHIAFTFDPGTRLERNDIYEDYKAHRKPMPEDLKPQIHKIYEMLQALEFPMYKINGIEADDIIGSLCKKFGKDFDEIVILSSDKDLYQVLDKNIHMLRGKRGVSEFEKIDPKWVKTNIGITKEQVTDYMGLLGDASDNIPGVKGIGEKGAAKLIQEFGDLETIYKKIDKVKNKSLIDKLIAEKENAFLSRKLATIVTNLKLDIKKSDLKLPNYYDPKKVQYFKDEGYNVLHRDLAKQAGIPIASDGDSKEETPAAKKSTKGKKETNNDESIDGSKKGKGSQSKSAVVAKQSYKRILSLDELKKIVSKLNPKKPLSIDTETTSQDPMLAELLGVSFSEDPGVAYYIAFSHSESIYSHLLPKAEEALQILKPMLEDAKWKKLGQNIKYDLLVFRNYGIELNGIYFDTMLASYLLNPGERRHNMDDMAVDYLNYKTITYEELVGTGKKKQNLYDIDPDKVSEYACEDADITLQLHNALSPKMEEGIHNKLFYEIEMPVLLTLADMEYEGIAVDKKYFESLSVTFDTKIKEHEKNIHFYAGRQFNVNSTKELQTVLFEDLSLPAEKKTQTGYSTDHSVLESLQGTHPIIDDLLAIRKFSKLKSTYTDTLPTLVNPKTSRIHTSYNQTIAATGRLSSTNPNLQNIPIKDEEGRLLRKGFLAKKGFEILSLDYSQIELRIMAHFSNDPNMIDAYKSGADIHKRTAAGIFGVSEDQVTPDMRNKAKVVNFSVIYGVTSFGLSNNLRISRKEAKEFIEKYFAAYKGVATYMEEIVEFCKENGYVETLLGRRRYLPDIHSSHKMVSEGAKRVAINSPIQGTSADMIKLAMIRIHEKIKKESYRSKLLLQVHDELVFEVDPKEKNDFYKMAKEEMETAMILKVPIVAQGKFGGNWDEAH; this is encoded by the coding sequence ATGAGCGGAAGATTATTAATCATCGATGGGCATGCACTCGCATTTCGTGCTTATTTTGCCTTTGCTGCATCTAATTTAACCAATTCCAAAACAGGACTTCCCAGTGGTGCGATTTTTGGATTTTGGAGGATGCTCTTCAAACTATTACAAGATGAACATGTCACTCACATTGCATTTACGTTTGATCCTGGAACAAGGTTAGAACGAAACGATATTTACGAAGATTACAAAGCTCACAGAAAACCAATGCCTGAGGACTTAAAACCTCAAATCCATAAAATTTATGAGATGTTGCAAGCCTTGGAATTCCCAATGTATAAAATCAACGGGATCGAAGCAGATGATATTATTGGTTCCTTATGTAAAAAATTCGGAAAAGATTTTGATGAAATTGTCATCCTTTCCAGTGATAAAGATTTATACCAAGTTTTAGATAAAAACATACACATGTTACGTGGAAAGCGCGGAGTTTCTGAATTTGAAAAAATAGATCCAAAATGGGTAAAAACAAATATTGGAATCACAAAAGAACAAGTCACCGATTATATGGGTTTACTTGGTGATGCTTCAGACAATATCCCAGGTGTCAAAGGCATTGGTGAAAAAGGTGCCGCAAAACTCATCCAAGAATTTGGAGATTTAGAAACCATTTACAAAAAAATTGATAAGGTCAAAAACAAATCTCTCATCGATAAACTCATCGCTGAAAAAGAAAATGCATTTTTATCAAGAAAACTCGCAACTATTGTAACGAATCTCAAACTTGATATCAAAAAGTCGGATCTAAAACTACCGAACTATTATGATCCAAAAAAAGTGCAGTACTTTAAAGATGAAGGTTACAATGTCCTCCATCGAGATTTAGCAAAACAAGCAGGCATCCCCATTGCTAGTGATGGCGACTCAAAAGAAGAAACACCTGCTGCCAAAAAGTCCACGAAAGGGAAAAAAGAAACGAACAACGACGAATCTATAGATGGTTCCAAAAAAGGAAAGGGATCACAGTCCAAATCCGCAGTTGTCGCTAAACAATCTTACAAACGAATTTTATCCTTAGATGAATTAAAAAAAATCGTCTCCAAATTAAACCCGAAAAAACCTTTATCAATTGATACCGAAACCACTTCGCAAGATCCCATGTTAGCGGAGTTACTCGGTGTTTCTTTTTCCGAAGATCCAGGTGTTGCCTATTATATTGCATTTTCCCATTCGGAATCCATCTATAGCCACCTCCTACCAAAAGCAGAAGAAGCACTTCAAATCCTAAAACCAATGTTAGAGGATGCAAAATGGAAAAAACTTGGCCAAAACATTAAATACGATCTTTTAGTATTTCGTAATTATGGGATCGAACTCAATGGAATTTATTTTGATACCATGCTTGCCTCTTATCTTCTAAATCCTGGAGAAAGACGCCATAACATGGATGATATGGCAGTTGACTATCTCAACTACAAAACAATCACTTACGAAGAGTTAGTTGGTACAGGCAAAAAGAAACAAAATCTTTATGATATAGATCCAGATAAAGTATCTGAATATGCTTGTGAAGATGCAGATATTACATTACAACTCCATAATGCACTATCACCTAAAATGGAAGAAGGGATACATAATAAACTTTTTTATGAAATTGAAATGCCAGTATTACTTACCTTGGCCGACATGGAATATGAAGGGATTGCCGTAGACAAAAAATACTTTGAATCTTTGTCAGTTACCTTTGATACCAAAATCAAAGAACATGAAAAGAACATTCATTTTTATGCGGGAAGGCAGTTTAATGTTAATTCCACAAAAGAACTACAAACCGTATTATTCGAAGATTTAAGTCTCCCTGCTGAGAAAAAAACACAAACTGGGTATTCAACAGATCATTCTGTTTTAGAATCCCTACAAGGCACTCACCCCATCATCGACGATTTATTAGCCATTCGAAAATTTTCTAAATTAAAATCAACGTATACGGATACTTTGCCAACACTTGTAAATCCAAAAACAAGTCGGATCCATACCAGTTATAACCAAACCATTGCGGCCACTGGACGGCTCTCTTCTACAAATCCAAACTTACAAAACATCCCCATCAAAGATGAAGAAGGAAGGTTATTACGAAAAGGATTTCTTGCTAAAAAAGGTTTCGAAATCCTTTCCCTTGACTATAGCCAAATTGAACTTCGGATTATGGCGCATTTCTCCAATGATCCCAATATGATTGATGCTTACAAATCGGGAGCTGATATTCACAAAAGAACTGCCGCGGGAATTTTTGGAGTTTCAGAAGACCAAGTAACTCCCGATATGCGAAACAAAGCAAAAGTTGTGAACTTTTCTGTGATTTATGGTGTTACTTCTTTTGGATTGTCCAATAATTTACGAATCAGCCGAAAAGAAGCAAAAGAGTTTATTGAGAAATATTTTGCCGCATACAAAGGTGTTGCCACTTATATGGAAGAGATCGTAGAGTTCTGTAAAGAAAATGGATATGTAGAAACCCTACTTGGGCGTAGGCGTTACCTACCTGACATCCATTCTTCGCATAAGATGGTAAGTGAAGGGGCCAAACGTGTTGCCATCAATTCTCCGATCCAAGGGACTTCGGCAGATATGATCAAATTGGCAATGATTCGAATCCATGAAAAAATCAAAAAAGAATCTTATCGATCCAAACTTTTATTACAAGTGCATGATGAACTTGTTTTTGAAGTAGATCCAAAAGAAAAAAATGATTTTTATAAAATGGCAAAAGAAGAAATGGAAACTGCTATGATACTCAAAGTTCCAATTGTCGCACAAGGCAAGTTTGGTGGAAATTGGGATGAAGCACATTAG
- a CDS encoding glycosyltransferase: protein MILHINTSREWRGGEQQLYYLVQGLANFKIPQVVVGQPGSPLETKCKDNGYEFFPIEMRGEWDRKAYKNIRSLCISKNIKLIHTHTAHAHTLALLAKRNHLNIPLIVSRRVDFKPKTSFFSKWKYQHPANDYYLPVSQKIKEVMMSSKIDPERIITVYSGIDLKRFSKPTAHEYLREEFQIPKKAVVIGNVAALVDHKDQETLIHAISKMKTNLDFRLLIVGEGKLEKKLKSLTESLNLNDKIIFTGYRKDIPALLSLFDIFTLTSKEEGLGTAVLDAMACSLPIVATNGGGIGEMLDHNEGAFVCPVGDSDSIALGLDKLVSSEELRNQFGNFNKTSVKRFSVTKTIDKTKLIYYSFLGDSLYGEGK, encoded by the coding sequence GTGGAGAACAACAGCTTTATTATCTCGTCCAAGGTTTGGCAAATTTCAAAATCCCCCAAGTAGTTGTGGGACAACCTGGTTCCCCTTTAGAAACTAAATGTAAAGACAATGGATATGAATTTTTTCCAATTGAGATGCGTGGCGAATGGGATAGAAAAGCATATAAGAATATTCGATCTCTCTGTATTTCAAAAAATATCAAACTCATTCATACCCATACCGCCCATGCACATACATTGGCTCTATTAGCGAAAAGAAACCATCTTAATATCCCACTCATTGTTTCCAGAAGAGTCGATTTTAAACCAAAAACTAGTTTTTTCTCAAAATGGAAATACCAACACCCAGCTAACGATTATTATCTGCCAGTTTCTCAGAAAATCAAAGAAGTGATGATGAGCAGTAAAATTGATCCCGAAAGGATTATCACTGTATATTCTGGAATTGACCTCAAACGTTTTTCGAAACCTACAGCACATGAATATTTACGGGAAGAATTCCAAATTCCAAAAAAGGCTGTCGTAATCGGAAATGTAGCAGCCCTAGTTGATCATAAAGACCAAGAAACATTGATTCATGCCATCTCAAAGATGAAAACTAATTTAGATTTTCGACTTTTGATTGTTGGAGAAGGGAAATTAGAAAAAAAACTCAAAAGTCTAACGGAAAGTTTAAACCTAAATGATAAAATCATTTTTACAGGTTATAGAAAAGATATTCCCGCCTTACTTTCTTTATTTGATATTTTCACATTGACTTCAAAGGAAGAAGGACTTGGAACTGCAGTACTCGATGCAATGGCTTGTAGTTTGCCGATTGTTGCAACCAATGGTGGTGGTATAGGAGAGATGTTGGACCATAATGAGGGAGCTTTTGTTTGCCCAGTGGGTGATTCCGATTCCATTGCTCTTGGCCTGGATAAACTTGTATCCTCTGAAGAACTTAGGAATCAATTTGGAAACTTCAACAAAACATCTGTAAAGCGATTTTCAGTTACTAAAACAATCGATAAAACAAAATTAATCTATTATTCTTTTTTAGGTGATTCCTTGTATGGAGAAGGCAAATGA